From Juglans regia cultivar Chandler chromosome 8, Walnut 2.0, whole genome shotgun sequence, the proteins below share one genomic window:
- the LOC109003263 gene encoding anamorsin homolog isoform X1 → MDNTTMQGCMLAFTDDARLSITASYTAFAELGIIGAEQCHDPQIITQASSLNQLPMETSSLDYVICICGSAEFPSDRLFEEVSRVLKPAGTILIHGTSQSVTGEIDKTTSTLQRKLLLVGFLEVEFLEEKSMVKAKKPSWKIGSSFAIKKATQSSPKVQIDDDLDLIDEDSLLSEEDLKKPQIPLVDDCEVGSTRKACKNCTCGRAEIEEKVQIEPTVEQINNPQSACGSCGLGDAFRCSTCPYKGLPPFKLGEKVSLSGNFLAADI, encoded by the exons ATG GATAACACCACAATGCAAGGTTGTATGCTCGCATTTACGGATGATGCACGCTTGTCAATCACTGCTAGTTATACTGCATTTGCTGAGCTTGGTATTATAGGGGCTGAACAATGCCATGATCCTCAAATTATCACTCAAGCGTCTTCTTTGA ATCAGCTACCTATGGAGACTTCCTCTCTAGATTATGTTATTTGTATCTGTGGATCAGCCGAATTTCCCAGCGATCGGTTGTTTGAGGAAGTCTCTAGAGTGTTGAAGCCTGCTGGCACAATCTTAATTCATGGCACTTCTCAGTCTGTGACAGGTGAAATAGACAAG ACAACCTCTACTCTTCAGCGCAAGTTACTTTTGGTGGGGTTCTTAGAAGTAGaatttcttgaagaaaaatCAATG GTCAAGGCTAAGAAGCCTTCGTGGAAGATTGGTTCCTCATTTGCCATCAAGAAGGCCACACAAAGTTCACCTAAAGTCCAGATCGATGATGATTTGGACCTGATAGATGAAGATAGCCTATTAAGTGAAGAAGACTTGAAGAAACCACAAATACCACTGG TTGATGATTGTGAAGTTGGAAGCACGAGGAAAGCTTGCAAAAACTGCACGTGTGGGAGGGCTGAAATAGAGGAAAAAGTACAGATAGAACCGACTGTGGAGCAGATCAATAATCCTCAATCAGCTTGTGGCAGT TGTGGACTAGGGGATGCTTTTCGGTGCAGTACATGCCCTTACAAGGGTCTTCCGCCATTCAAACTGGGCGAAAAG GTATCACTATCTGGGAACTTCCTTGCAGCAGACATATAA
- the LOC118349170 gene encoding glutathione S-transferase T3-like, whose protein sequence is MDTPSEDDPFFTTLLQSGGEGCNDIPTYEQYSNVLVQTTPLHGEKRPPAKKVQRGASFTVEEDNVLVSGWLNISIDAIRGTDQKSTQMWDRISEFYHEYKKPNTVNRSIGSLINRWSMIQKCTNKFCAFLAQVESLHPSGATEQDKIEKAKIMYKEIEKSNFTLDHCWCLLRHQPKWQQHMISLNTRRRPHDKRPANEQSSEVVDNVVEENIERPPGKKAEKDNLRKRKAQQSCDADFNGALEKMTDDRRLFMAERRAQVTKSDQLRVAQLELDKRKFEAEMMSKDLSNMTVMQQAYFHNIQKKIYENSLNDEDLFDTSPSTPHGDV, encoded by the exons ATGGACACTCCATCTGAGGAtgatcccttcttcaccactcttTTACAAAGTGGAGGAGAAGGCTGTAATGACATTCCAACATATGAGCAATATTCTAATGTTTTGGTCCAAACAACTCCCCTTCACGGTGAAAAGAGGCCTCCggcaaaaaaagttcaaagaggtGCATCTTTCACTGTAGAGGAGGATAATGTACTTGTCTCCGGTTGGCTCAACATTAGTATTGATGCCATACGGGGTACTGATCAAAAATCCACTCAAATGTGGGACAGAATTTCTGAGTTTTATCACgagtataaaaaaccaaatactgTGAACCGTTCGATAGGGTCATTGATCAATCGTTGGTCCATGATCCAGAAATGCACAAacaagttttgtgcatttctaGCGCAAGTAGAATCATTGCACCCAAGTGGTGCGACCGAGCAAGATAAG attgaaaaagcaaaaataatgtACAAAGAGATAGAGAAATCTAACTTCACACTAGATCATTGTTGGTGTCTTTTGAGACACCAACCCAAATGGCAGCAACACATGATCTCATTGAATACGAGGAGAAGACCACATGATAAACGTCCAGCTAATGAGCAATCAAGTGAAGTTGTCGACAACGTTGTGGAGGAGAACATTGAGAGGCCTCCAGGCAAAAAAGCTGAGaaagataacttgaggaagcggAAGGCCCAACAATCATGTGATGCTGACTTCAACGGTGCGTTAGAAAAAATGACCGATGATAGACGACTGTTCATGGCCGAGAGGAGAGCACAAGTGACGAAGTCTGATCAACTTAGAGTTGCACAACTAGAACTTGATAAGAGAAAGTTTGAGGCGGAGATGATGAGTAAGGATCTTTCTAACATGACTGTCATGCAACAAGCATATTTCCATAATATTCAGAAGAAGATTTATGAGAACTCTTTGAATGACGAAGATCTGTTTGACACATCTCCATCCACACCTCATGGAGATGTGTAA
- the LOC118349169 gene encoding putative pentatricopeptide repeat-containing protein At1g74580: MEDMLWLSNKLTTKSIKTQIHDGDIDSANAVFNEALDKGLKPSIVLYNTLVKGLSQHGLILQALQLMNEMSENGCKPNIWTYNLVINGLCKMGCVLDAFNLMNDAIAKGYVPDIFTFNTLIDGCSKQMKLDDALEIVNRMWSEGVTPDVITYNTVLNGLCKAAKSRDVMDTFNAMIQKGCVPNIITYNIVVESLCKARKVSEAFKMSFVPSTK; the protein is encoded by the exons ATGGAGGATATGCTCTGG CTGTCCAACAAACtaacaacaaaatccataaaaacaCAAATCCATGATGGTGATATAGACAGTGCCAATGCTGTATTTAATGAGGCATTGGATAAAGGATTGAAACCTAGTATTGTTCTCTACAATACCTTAGTCAAAGGGTTGTCTCAGCATGGACTAATTTTGCAGGCCTTGCAACTGATGAATGAGATGTCAGAAAATGGTTGCAAACCCAATATATGGACTTACAACTTAGTTATCAATGGGTTGTGCAAGATGGGTTGTGTCTTAGATGCCTTTAATCTTATGAATGATGCTATTGCTAAAGGCTACGTTCCTGACATATTTACCTTTAATACTTTGATTGATGGTTGCAGCAAACAGATGAAGCTGGATGATGCACTTGAGATAGTAAATAGAATGTGGAGTGAGGGTGTTACTCCTGATGTGATCACATATAATACTGTGTTGAACGGACTTTGCAAAGCTGCAAAGTCTAGAGATGTGATGGATACTTTCAATGCAATGATACAGAAAGGGTGTGTCCCTAACATAATTACATATAACATAGTTGTAGAGAGCCTGTGCAAAGCTCGAAAAGTAAGTGAAGCTttcaaaatgagttttgttcCCTCAACAAAATGA
- the LOC109003262 gene encoding bZIP transcription factor 44-like: MASTSGNSSASAPTQNSGSEGDVQLLMDQRKRKRMQSNRESARRSRMRKQKQLNDLTGQVAQLSKDNNQILASITITTQLYLNIEAQNSILRAQVVELSQRLDSLNEILNFINTSGSVYEPDQTLHASLDNSFMNPMNLLYLNQSIRAASADIFQYEY; the protein is encoded by the coding sequence ATGGCTTCCACCAGTGGAAACTCCTCAGCGTCTGCGCCAACCCAGAACTCTGGATCTGAAGGGGACGTGCAGCTTTTGATGGAccagagaaaaaggaaaagaatgcaATCGAATCGGGAATCTGCGAGGCGGTCTCGGATGAGAAAACAGAAGCAGTTGAATGATCTGACGGGCCAAGTGGCACAGCTCAGTAAAGACAACAACCAAATCCTCGCGAGCATCACCATCACCACCCAGCTCTACCTAAATATCGAGGCCCAGAATTCAATCCTGAGGGCTCAGGTGGTGGAGCTGAGCCAAAGACTAGATTCTCTGAATGAGATCCTTAATTTCATCAACACCAGCGGCAGCGTGTACGAGCCAGATCAGACCCTTCACGCAAGCCTTGATAACAGCTTCATGAACCCCATGAACTTGCTCTATCTCAACCAATCCATCAGGGCTGCTTCTGCAGACATTTTTCAATACGAATATTAA
- the LOC109003263 gene encoding anamorsin homolog isoform X2, with translation MDNTTMQGCMLAFTDDARLSITASYTAFAELGIIGAEQCHDPQIITQASSLTEFPSDRLFEEVSRVLKPAGTILIHGTSQSVTGEIDKTTSTLQRKLLLVGFLEVEFLEEKSMVKAKKPSWKIGSSFAIKKATQSSPKVQIDDDLDLIDEDSLLSEEDLKKPQIPLVDDCEVGSTRKACKNCTCGRAEIEEKVQIEPTVEQINNPQSACGSCGLGDAFRCSTCPYKGLPPFKLGEKVSLSGNFLAADI, from the exons ATG GATAACACCACAATGCAAGGTTGTATGCTCGCATTTACGGATGATGCACGCTTGTCAATCACTGCTAGTTATACTGCATTTGCTGAGCTTGGTATTATAGGGGCTGAACAATGCCATGATCCTCAAATTATCACTCAAGCGTCTTCTTTGA CCGAATTTCCCAGCGATCGGTTGTTTGAGGAAGTCTCTAGAGTGTTGAAGCCTGCTGGCACAATCTTAATTCATGGCACTTCTCAGTCTGTGACAGGTGAAATAGACAAG ACAACCTCTACTCTTCAGCGCAAGTTACTTTTGGTGGGGTTCTTAGAAGTAGaatttcttgaagaaaaatCAATG GTCAAGGCTAAGAAGCCTTCGTGGAAGATTGGTTCCTCATTTGCCATCAAGAAGGCCACACAAAGTTCACCTAAAGTCCAGATCGATGATGATTTGGACCTGATAGATGAAGATAGCCTATTAAGTGAAGAAGACTTGAAGAAACCACAAATACCACTGG TTGATGATTGTGAAGTTGGAAGCACGAGGAAAGCTTGCAAAAACTGCACGTGTGGGAGGGCTGAAATAGAGGAAAAAGTACAGATAGAACCGACTGTGGAGCAGATCAATAATCCTCAATCAGCTTGTGGCAGT TGTGGACTAGGGGATGCTTTTCGGTGCAGTACATGCCCTTACAAGGGTCTTCCGCCATTCAAACTGGGCGAAAAG GTATCACTATCTGGGAACTTCCTTGCAGCAGACATATAA